The proteins below come from a single Bryobacter aggregatus MPL3 genomic window:
- a CDS encoding DotU family type IV/VI secretion system protein: protein MQAPSLMERETLAVIFQEPMTAVVRVWSNPQMTQDPYGLREHMKSSLKASIEDARRKSFSEEETKLAMFAIVAYLDETILTQNQPAFADWRRKPLQEELFGVHIAGEIFFQNLENIIRQPDSLPNSDLLEIYALAISLGFQGRYSAGGKAELKRIVDACMDKCRRIRGAMPPLSPSGELPPTDAVLASRDPWFQRMVLIGGGLCVMAVLAFVVYKVLLGSGADELRSLAQELTRR from the coding sequence ATGCAGGCACCGAGTTTGATGGAGCGAGAGACGCTCGCGGTGATTTTTCAAGAACCGATGACGGCGGTGGTGCGCGTCTGGTCGAATCCGCAGATGACGCAGGATCCCTACGGACTGCGGGAGCATATGAAGTCGTCGCTGAAGGCTTCGATAGAAGATGCGCGGCGCAAGAGTTTTTCAGAAGAAGAGACAAAGCTGGCGATGTTCGCGATTGTCGCTTATCTGGATGAGACGATTCTGACCCAGAATCAGCCTGCGTTTGCCGATTGGCGCCGCAAGCCGCTCCAGGAAGAACTGTTTGGGGTACATATCGCCGGTGAGATTTTTTTCCAGAATCTTGAGAACATCATCCGGCAACCGGACAGCCTGCCGAATTCCGATCTTCTGGAAATCTATGCCTTGGCGATCAGCCTGGGCTTTCAGGGCCGCTATAGTGCTGGAGGGAAAGCGGAACTGAAGCGGATTGTCGATGCCTGCATGGATAAGTGCCGCCGCATTCGTGGGGCGATGCCGCCCTTGTCGCCGTCCGGGGAACTGCCTCCGACCGATGCGGTGCTGGCGAGCCGGGACCCCTGGTTCCAGCGCATGGTTCTGATTGGTGGAGGCTTGTGTGTCATGGCAGTGCTGGCCTTTGTCGTTTATAAAGTGCTCCTCGGTTCGGGCGCCGATGAATTGCGCTCGCTGGCGCAAGAATTGACTCGTAGGTAA
- a CDS encoding ImcF-related family protein: MLFYGITAILWIGWMVLGWFMPDWVSLKGKDVWFVRILFWLIGTAFAGFAIYWKLMADRRKKALALAGEQGAELEFVLAEADKKLQASGKSLATMPVVFVMGARGSAKTTLITRSGVEPELLAGLVYQEGNQLVQTRTANVWLAKQTVFVEAAPTLLESDKLWNAFAQRFAPTGMTALKANAAPAPRSVLMFVGMEEFFQQNAGEAMAAKARILNQRLIEMSKMLGARIPVYVMFTKADQMPHFPPYVAYMSNEEATQILGATVPIADMASQGVYAETAAKKFSDLLEELFRSLAERRVSLQERDANQQGRPPVYEFPREFRKLKQAATTFLVDLCRPSQLAVSPFVRGFYFTGVRPVLTTDAAGTQRRVPQWLFVTRFFSEVLLKDRAALGAASSSMKTNTTRRLLLGVAGALGVIATTLFTVSYFNNRSLENELGEASKALRGVQVAPGEVPSLDSLTKLDRLRAVLERLRSYQRDGAPMMMRFGLYTGDTILPTSRKLYFESFRNVMFGETQTAVLDSMKRLPAAPTPQDDYMTTYNALKAYLITTSNPDKSTKSFLTPVLLKYWQGAKQVEPQRYGLIGKQFDFYAEELKESNPFSRENDTNTIDRTRSFLKQFSGEERLYNAILAEANRANPPINYNKLYPDGYKAVRVDKEVQGSFSKEGFAWMQDAFKNLPKYFGGEAWVLGEEVKISVNLSELEQRLRARYNKDFAEQWKAYLKSVTVLRYASLKDAADKLKMHSSNQSPLLAAIYLASKNTAVSEKTIADLFQPTQLLVAPGSAGQLIGGENQPYMGGLLQLQGSIEQISTMPASQAAQDPAAAQSLNLATTAKMTARNVAQKFRPDPLEKIDGQVLKLMEDPITYVETFLRGLGPAELNGAGAGFCKAFSDLISKYPFNPAAKNQATIAEFNSIFAPQTGSLWSFYETKLKAMLVHQGGEYRAVPTPSMALTPQFVASFNRFAAVTATAYGMNPSPSFRYSVKLNPEMKREVKLSIDGQSGEFKDASSPAKAFVWNGQGAGVRTTIVGGGTVSFDGPLGVFQWFNDAERWNQNTATSHTVLWYQRSGTKIMTDDQGKPLSMILDLEMPIPLFRKGYLAGLQCTSNVARSGN; this comes from the coding sequence ATGCTCTTCTACGGAATTACCGCAATACTTTGGATTGGTTGGATGGTCCTCGGCTGGTTTATGCCGGACTGGGTGAGTTTAAAAGGCAAAGATGTCTGGTTTGTCCGCATCCTGTTTTGGCTGATTGGCACCGCATTTGCCGGGTTTGCGATTTATTGGAAGCTGATGGCCGATCGCCGCAAAAAGGCGCTCGCCCTGGCTGGAGAACAAGGCGCGGAACTGGAATTTGTCCTGGCGGAAGCGGACAAGAAGTTGCAGGCGAGCGGCAAGAGTCTGGCCACGATGCCAGTGGTTTTTGTCATGGGCGCCAGAGGCTCGGCTAAGACGACTTTGATCACACGCAGTGGCGTGGAGCCGGAGTTGCTCGCTGGGTTGGTATACCAGGAAGGCAACCAGCTCGTCCAGACGCGCACAGCGAATGTCTGGCTGGCCAAGCAGACCGTCTTTGTCGAAGCGGCGCCGACCTTGCTCGAGAGCGACAAGCTTTGGAATGCCTTTGCGCAGCGCTTTGCCCCGACCGGCATGACGGCGCTGAAGGCAAATGCCGCACCGGCTCCGCGTAGCGTGCTGATGTTTGTTGGCATGGAAGAGTTCTTCCAACAAAACGCGGGTGAGGCGATGGCGGCGAAGGCCCGCATCCTGAACCAGCGCCTGATTGAGATGTCGAAGATGCTGGGGGCACGCATCCCGGTCTACGTGATGTTCACGAAGGCAGACCAGATGCCGCACTTCCCGCCGTATGTCGCCTACATGAGCAATGAGGAAGCGACGCAGATTTTGGGCGCGACGGTTCCGATTGCGGATATGGCCTCGCAGGGAGTCTATGCCGAGACGGCAGCGAAGAAGTTTTCCGATCTGCTCGAAGAACTGTTCCGCAGCCTGGCTGAGCGCCGGGTGAGTTTGCAGGAGCGCGATGCGAATCAGCAGGGGCGCCCGCCGGTCTATGAGTTTCCGCGTGAGTTTCGCAAGCTGAAGCAGGCCGCAACCACCTTTCTGGTTGATCTTTGCCGGCCGAGCCAATTGGCCGTATCACCCTTTGTGCGCGGTTTCTATTTCACCGGCGTGCGTCCGGTGCTGACGACCGACGCGGCGGGCACACAGCGCCGCGTGCCGCAGTGGCTGTTTGTCACGCGCTTCTTTAGTGAAGTGTTGCTGAAGGACCGGGCCGCGCTGGGCGCTGCCTCCTCCAGCATGAAGACGAACACAACCCGGCGCTTGCTGCTGGGTGTGGCCGGCGCGCTGGGCGTGATTGCAACCACACTGTTTACCGTGAGTTACTTCAATAACCGGTCGCTCGAGAACGAACTGGGAGAAGCGTCGAAGGCTTTGCGTGGCGTGCAAGTGGCCCCGGGCGAGGTGCCGAGTCTCGATAGTCTGACCAAGCTCGATCGATTGCGCGCTGTTCTCGAACGGCTGCGCAGCTACCAGCGCGATGGCGCGCCGATGATGATGCGCTTTGGTTTGTATACGGGCGACACGATTCTCCCGACCTCGCGCAAGTTGTATTTCGAGAGTTTCCGCAATGTCATGTTTGGCGAGACGCAGACGGCTGTTCTCGACTCCATGAAGCGCCTGCCGGCAGCACCGACGCCGCAGGACGATTACATGACGACCTACAACGCGCTGAAGGCTTATCTGATCACGACCTCGAACCCGGACAAGAGCACGAAGAGCTTTCTCACTCCGGTGTTGCTGAAGTACTGGCAAGGGGCCAAGCAAGTGGAGCCACAGCGCTATGGCTTGATCGGCAAGCAGTTTGATTTCTATGCCGAGGAGTTGAAGGAATCGAACCCCTTCTCGCGGGAGAACGACACGAATACGATCGATCGCACACGGAGCTTCCTCAAGCAGTTCTCCGGGGAAGAGCGCTTGTACAACGCGATTCTTGCCGAAGCGAATCGGGCCAATCCGCCGATCAACTACAACAAGTTGTATCCAGATGGATATAAGGCCGTCCGGGTGGATAAGGAAGTACAAGGATCCTTCTCGAAGGAAGGCTTTGCCTGGATGCAGGATGCGTTCAAGAATCTTCCGAAGTACTTTGGCGGCGAAGCCTGGGTGCTGGGGGAAGAGGTCAAGATCAGCGTCAATTTGAGTGAGCTGGAGCAGCGCTTGCGTGCGCGCTACAACAAGGACTTTGCTGAGCAGTGGAAGGCTTATCTGAAAAGCGTGACGGTGCTGCGCTATGCGAGCTTGAAGGACGCTGCGGATAAGTTGAAGATGCATTCGAGCAACCAGAGTCCGTTGCTGGCGGCGATCTATCTCGCCTCGAAGAATACGGCTGTTTCGGAGAAGACCATTGCAGACCTGTTCCAGCCGACGCAGTTGCTGGTGGCGCCCGGGAGTGCCGGTCAACTGATCGGCGGGGAGAATCAGCCCTACATGGGCGGTCTGTTGCAGTTGCAGGGTTCGATCGAGCAGATCTCGACGATGCCGGCGAGCCAGGCGGCTCAGGATCCTGCTGCCGCTCAGAGTTTGAATCTGGCGACGACCGCCAAGATGACGGCGCGCAATGTTGCGCAGAAGTTCCGGCCCGATCCGCTCGAGAAGATCGACGGGCAAGTGCTGAAGCTGATGGAAGACCCGATTACTTATGTCGAGACTTTCTTGCGTGGCCTGGGCCCGGCGGAATTGAATGGCGCCGGCGCCGGCTTCTGCAAAGCGTTCAGCGACCTGATCTCGAAGTATCCCTTCAACCCGGCCGCAAAGAATCAGGCCACGATCGCCGAGTTCAATTCGATCTTCGCCCCGCAGACCGGCTCGCTGTGGAGCTTCTATGAAACCAAGCTGAAGGCGATGCTGGTGCACCAGGGCGGGGAATACCGTGCCGTGCCCACACCGTCGATGGCATTGACGCCGCAGTTTGTGGCCTCCTTCAATCGCTTTGCGGCGGTGACGGCGACGGCCTACGGGATGAACCCGAGTCCGAGCTTCCGCTACTCCGTGAAGCTGAATCCGGAGATGAAGCGGGAAGTGAAACTCTCCATCGACGGCCAGAGTGGCGAGTTCAAGGACGCCAGTAGCCCGGCGAAAGCTTTCGTTTGGAATGGCCAGGGGGCCGGTGTCCGCACAACAATTGTGGGTGGGGGGACGGTGAGTTTCGATGGACCTTTGGGCGTGTTCCAATGGTTTAACGATGCAGAACGCTGGAACCAGAATACGGCAACCTCACACACGGTTCTCTGGTATCAGCGCTCTGGGACCAAGATCATGACGGATGACCAAGGCAAGCCACTCTCGATGATCCTCGATCTCGAGATGCCCATCCCGTTATTCCGGAAAGGTTATCTGGCGGGGTTGCAGTGTACCAGCAACGTCGCCCGCTCTGGCAACTGA
- a CDS encoding bifunctional serine/threonine-protein kinase/formylglycine-generating enzyme family protein yields MYQQRRPLWQLMQQQQLGKYKFEQFLGGGMSHVYKARDTLINRIVVVKILTDSGMHDDDTKKRFLREAQTAGAISHENIIRVYDFGEHEGRPYMVMEYLQGHDLRASIQQGQLTTVVEKLKVLVQLARGMKHIHGLGIVHRDLKPDNVFMSDTGQVKLMDFGIAKTKDLSITRTGYTLGTPYYMAPEQVTSKDVTDKADIYAYGILMFELFTGTKPFKAENVHEVFFKILNEPLDAQPLIDLKVPTSIVELTKRCCEKDPAKRPADFDVIIGEIEAVLRTLETGDEKRITQLSQPAAQMSKFVWIGGGIAALLIVGLLVMNMVPSNSGLSKLQKKEEVQAPVELPAKLQTATGEMVLVREGDFVFGEANEKRFLKAYYIDTNEVSNEFYQQFATAQGKPLPPGFPTDEASKKLPVVNVNLADAKEFAAWAQKQIPNAMRWEKAARGATGRPYPWGFDHLPDLAVVQNNPKLASLKKPREVGSWPDSQSSYGAFDLAGNVFEWVDEKVTPSAKAIQFFASVMKPPPLAGDAWAQIRGGSFLRPLENNASIEVASAPAAFRAPDIGFRCVVDAGQKPR; encoded by the coding sequence GTGTACCAGCAACGTCGCCCGCTCTGGCAACTGATGCAACAGCAGCAACTTGGCAAGTACAAGTTCGAGCAGTTTCTCGGTGGCGGCATGTCGCATGTTTATAAGGCGCGCGACACGCTGATCAACCGGATCGTTGTGGTCAAAATTCTGACCGACAGCGGGATGCACGACGACGATACCAAGAAGCGTTTTCTTCGCGAGGCGCAGACGGCGGGGGCAATCTCGCACGAGAACATCATTCGTGTTTATGATTTCGGTGAACACGAAGGCCGTCCCTATATGGTGATGGAGTATCTGCAGGGCCATGATCTGCGCGCTTCCATCCAGCAGGGGCAACTGACGACGGTTGTCGAAAAGCTGAAGGTACTCGTGCAGTTGGCGCGCGGGATGAAGCACATCCATGGGTTGGGCATCGTCCATCGCGATCTCAAGCCCGACAACGTCTTCATGAGCGACACCGGCCAGGTGAAGCTGATGGATTTTGGCATTGCAAAGACCAAAGATCTGTCGATCACGCGAACAGGCTATACGCTCGGCACGCCTTATTACATGGCGCCGGAGCAGGTGACCTCAAAGGATGTCACCGACAAGGCGGACATCTACGCCTACGGCATCCTGATGTTCGAGCTGTTTACCGGCACCAAGCCTTTCAAGGCGGAGAATGTCCACGAAGTCTTTTTCAAGATTCTGAATGAGCCGCTCGATGCGCAGCCGCTGATTGACTTGAAGGTCCCCACCAGCATCGTGGAACTGACGAAGCGCTGCTGCGAGAAAGACCCGGCAAAGCGTCCGGCGGACTTTGACGTCATCATTGGCGAGATCGAGGCGGTGCTGCGCACTCTCGAAACCGGTGACGAGAAAAGGATCACCCAGCTTTCGCAACCGGCTGCGCAGATGTCCAAGTTTGTTTGGATCGGCGGCGGCATTGCCGCCCTGCTGATTGTGGGGCTGCTGGTGATGAACATGGTGCCGTCCAATAGCGGGCTGAGTAAGTTGCAGAAGAAGGAAGAGGTGCAGGCTCCTGTGGAGCTGCCGGCGAAGTTGCAGACCGCCACCGGAGAGATGGTGCTGGTGCGGGAAGGCGATTTCGTCTTCGGTGAGGCCAACGAGAAGCGTTTCCTCAAGGCCTACTATATCGATACGAATGAAGTCAGCAACGAGTTCTACCAGCAGTTTGCGACAGCGCAGGGGAAGCCGTTGCCTCCTGGTTTTCCAACAGACGAGGCGTCAAAGAAACTACCGGTGGTCAACGTCAACCTTGCCGATGCAAAAGAGTTTGCGGCCTGGGCGCAGAAGCAGATTCCGAATGCGATGCGATGGGAGAAGGCGGCACGCGGGGCCACGGGGCGTCCTTATCCGTGGGGTTTCGATCATCTGCCCGATCTGGCCGTTGTGCAGAATAACCCCAAGCTCGCCAGTCTGAAGAAACCGCGGGAAGTGGGCTCCTGGCCTGATTCGCAAAGCAGCTATGGCGCGTTTGACTTAGCGGGCAACGTATTTGAGTGGGTGGACGAAAAAGTGACACCGAGCGCGAAGGCCATTCAATTTTTTGCTTCCGTCATGAAGCCGCCACCGCTTGCCGGCGACGCGTGGGCGCAGATTCGAGGTGGCAGTTTCCTGCGGCCGCTCGAGAATAACGCGAGTATCGAAGTGGCAAGTGCTCCCGCTGCCTTCCGCGCGCCGGACATCGGCTTCCGTTGCGTTGTCGATGCCGGACAGAAGCCGCGGTAG
- a CDS encoding SPFH domain-containing protein produces MSILDNLKNFAVKQFIDVIQYVEPEDGILSYRYPMQDMEIQTGAKLTVRESQMAAFVNEGQVADIFGPGLYTLNTQTIPILTNLKNWDKMFASPFKSDVYFFSTRTQPNQRWGTSQPVTIRDKDFGMVRLRAFGIYSWHVSDPRTFHSKVSGTRDIYRLAEIEGQLRNNIIANISNAFASSGVPFLDMAANQIEVGKAMAATLQPEFAALGLTLDTLIVENLSLPEELQKLLDERIGMNMIGNMGQYTQYKTAQSIPIAAANEGGLAGIGASLTAGMGMASQMAGAFNQAMQPQAPPPQAPPPPAAPVVAAAAGIAAAVGGDTKFCMNCGSKIPRAAKFCGECGTKQPEA; encoded by the coding sequence ATGAGTATCCTCGATAACCTAAAGAATTTTGCTGTTAAGCAGTTCATTGACGTCATACAGTACGTCGAGCCGGAAGACGGCATCCTGAGCTATCGCTACCCGATGCAGGATATGGAGATCCAGACTGGCGCGAAGCTCACAGTTCGCGAAAGCCAGATGGCTGCCTTCGTCAACGAGGGGCAGGTTGCCGACATCTTTGGCCCTGGGCTCTACACTCTCAATACCCAGACGATCCCGATCCTGACCAACCTCAAGAACTGGGACAAGATGTTCGCCTCGCCGTTCAAGAGCGATGTGTACTTCTTCTCCACGCGGACCCAGCCGAATCAGCGCTGGGGCACTTCGCAACCGGTCACGATTCGTGACAAGGACTTCGGGATGGTGCGGTTGCGTGCTTTCGGGATTTATTCCTGGCATGTTTCCGATCCGCGGACCTTTCATAGCAAGGTGTCCGGCACCCGCGACATCTACCGTCTGGCGGAGATTGAAGGCCAGCTTCGCAACAACATCATTGCGAATATCTCCAACGCCTTTGCTTCCTCTGGTGTGCCATTTCTCGATATGGCCGCCAACCAGATTGAAGTGGGCAAGGCGATGGCGGCCACGCTACAGCCGGAGTTTGCCGCTCTGGGCCTGACGCTCGACACCTTGATTGTTGAGAACCTGAGCCTGCCGGAAGAACTGCAGAAGCTGCTCGACGAGCGCATCGGTATGAACATGATCGGCAACATGGGCCAGTACACGCAATACAAGACGGCGCAGTCGATTCCGATTGCAGCCGCCAACGAAGGTGGTCTTGCCGGCATCGGCGCGAGTCTCACGGCGGGAATGGGCATGGCCAGCCAAATGGCCGGCGCCTTCAATCAGGCGATGCAGCCGCAGGCTCCGCCTCCGCAAGCGCCTCCTCCTCCTGCCGCTCCGGTTGTTGCCGCTGCTGCCGGTATTGCAGCCGCCGTTGGTGGGGACACGAAGTTTTGTATGAACTGTGGATCGAAGATTCCACGCGCTGCAAAGTTCTGTGGCGAATGTGGAACCAAGCAGCCCGAAGCTTAA